ttaaatgataaatttCACAATGACAAATAACATGgttaaatattaacataataaaggtGCTAATATAATTgttaataaataacatattattaAATAGTAAATCTAAATAACATATAGCAATATAAGTAACATAtagcaatatataatatatattataacatatatataatatatataatgaaaatataaataacatatagcAAATATAAACAACATATAGCAATAAATTAATCTGGGTCAAAATTACTTCAGGCTTATGAAGGGTCAaccaatatttattcattaagtcTCTATCATGTGCCAGTCCCTATCAGTTGATATCGGGTCTAGCTTTGGATAAGATACATGGGGTCATTTCTGACAAATGAGAAAGACTCTGAACAAGTCATTAtgcattaaataattaaaaggaatgGGAACCTGTATGAGAGTGCAATACAAGTGGATCTAGCGCAGTCTGGATTTTCCAGAAGGTTCCATGGAGATTCACATCTAGGCTGAACCTAAGAAGAGGGTTAAACAGGCAAAGGGTGTGTGgttttcctgccaagcagagaaagtcttCGGTAAATCCCCAAGGCAAGAAAGATGGCGGCACCCTCAGGACACCTAACAAGGGGTGAGCAGAGAGAACACAGGAAGGAAAGTCCAAGGTGAGGCTTCAAGTCCAAGAGCGAGCAGAGTATTGTGAGCCATTTCAATGCTGCTTCTGATTCTAAGAGCCGTTTGGTGTTAATAGGTTGTTAATTGGCTGGTCTTTGCGAATGGACTTTCTCTCCGCAGTGTGGAGATGGATGGAACAAATAGGTTGGAAGCTTCCAGAAATAAGTTATTGTCATGGTCAAGGCAAGATGCAACGCTACGGTAGTGATGAAAGTGCAGAGAGAAGTAGATAGCTTCGCGAGATACGTGGGAGCCAATTCTGGCAAGCTAACAGTTTTActtttctgagagagagggagaaaggagactaTGAGAAAGACTCCAGAATTTCGGCTTAGGAAATGAAGTGTGGGTCCTCTGCTCATGGGTATTTTGTGCCACGCACAGGGAAGACAAGTAGGAGAGACCAGCCCCATGCAGACACAGGGCAGCGGGTGGGCGAGTGTAGTGCGGATCGTTGGGATGGACGTTAGAAAGTCAGTTCCCCTTGCAAGCTTGCCCCACACCggcatgtttcttttcttccagagtTTGTTAACAGTACGtgtgtctttccatttatgtatGGCGACTCCATGTACTACAACTGCATCTCCCTCCACAGCGATTATGACTGGTGCTCACTTGACAAGAAATTCCAAGGCAGATGGCGGTACTGCACGGGGAAAGGTGAGCGTCGCTATGACGGGCTGTCTTGGATGCCAGGGATCCAAGATTCGACTGATAGGAGCTGACTGTGTGATTTTGATGTTGGGTAAACCCGAGTCCGAATGACTGTTCTCTTGTGTTGACCACTTTGAAAAGAGCTGGGTGTGGGAGACAAAGCACGGGTTTTGAGTTTAGTGATGGTTGATCCCAAAATTTGCCATGTTCATACTTCCGcttctgctccttcctttctctgcagaTCCCCCCAAGTGTGCCTTCCCCTTCCTCTACAGAAAAAAGCTCTTTTATGAATGCACCAAGAATGGCTATGTTTTGAATCGGAGTTGGTGCTCATTGACAAAAAATTATAACCAAGATGGGAAATGGAAGCAGTGCTCTCCTTTTGGGTGAGTTGGCTGGTTaagaaggctgtgtgtgtgtgtgtgtgtgtgtgtgtgttgtgttgggGGGAATCTCTTAAAGTGGGGAACTTTCTAGGTTAATGAAAAGGGAAGGTTGAGGTTTACATTACCCAGTAATGGATGAGATTGGGGCTCAGCAAACATTTCCAGTAAAAGGCCCATTCATAAGTATTTTAGACTTCGCAGGTTTTATGGTCTCTCACATACTCAACTCTACCCAGTAGCACAAAAGTAGCCACaggcaataaaaaacaaatgaacgtggctgttccaataaaactttatttatagaccCTGAAATTTGAATCTCATATAATTTTCAGGGGTCGCAAAGTTTCAATCACCTTTTGACTTCCATTTTTAGctaaaattcacttaaaaataagaaaaccaataGCTCATgggtcataaaaacagacagtcCGTTGAATTTGGCCTCTGGGCTCTAGCTTGCTGGTCCCTGGATTGAGCAACCTGTCCTTGACCCTGTGAGGACAAAAAAATGAGGCtagtttccattaaaaagaaaacacgaGGAGAAGAGCCTGGTCGACAGACCACAGAGAGCTCACTCATCTCCATGCTCTTAAATTACAGTGAGGATTTTTACTGAGTGTAAAAGAGTGTCTTAGTCAACCTTCACGATGACCTCAGGGAGTGATTACAGACATGTGTTTATGCCCAcagagaaatgaggaaacaagGCTCAAAGGAATAGATTATACCCAAACTCAGTGTTAAAtcccatcatcttttttttttatatagtttatttatttatttgacagacagagatcacaagtagtcagagaggcaggcagagagagagaaggaagcaggctccccactgagcagagagcccgacgcgggactcgatcccaggaccctgagatcacgacctgagccgaaggcagcggcttaacccactgagccacccaggtgcccctaaatcccATCATCTTAATGAGGCTTTGTGCAAGCCACTTACTGGCTGTTCCCATTAAATGAGCCCCTACGATAGGCTCAGTTATGAACTTTCCACTCATTACCTCTCTCCCCACCAAAATTGCCTTTTTATGGATCTGGAAACAGACATCGAGAATATGCCcatcgagatcatgacctgagctgaaggcttaaccaactgagccacccaagcaccctgacttttattttttaaattccgaTTTTGATTTACACAAGTGATGCATGAACTCTTGCTCACTTCAACATTGAGGCAGCACGTGAATATGGGTAAAACGTTACCCCTTCCCTGTCCCACTCACATCCCTCTGTTTCCTACTCTCTTCCATGGCAGAAA
The DNA window shown above is from Mustela nigripes isolate SB6536 chromosome 17, MUSNIG.SB6536, whole genome shotgun sequence and carries:
- the LOC132005646 gene encoding binder of sperm protein homolog 2-like; protein product: MRSPVSWLPLAVCVGGLKAELITHLHPPVLEFVNSTCVFPFMYGDSMYYNCISLHSDYDWCSLDKKFQGRWRYCTGKDPPKCAFPFLYRKKLFYECTKNGYVLNRSWCSLTKNYNQDGKWKQCSPFGL